A single Desulfovibrio gilichinskyi DNA region contains:
- a CDS encoding homoserine dehydrogenase, producing the protein MQTVKLAIAGFGTVGTGLARIIEENGDVILARCGKKFQIVSVLVRDIKKRRDYLPGPGVTLTDNIEEFTSCPDVDIVVELMGGTTAAFDIVKKALESGKHVVTANKHLLAERGIELFEIAKENGVGLYYEASVAGGIPIVQAIKESLAANRIKSIVGILNGTANYILSEMSTNGLEFETALSQAKELGYAEADPTFDIEGIDTAHKMVVLIRLAYGKDYPLSKLPVEGISRVEGQDILFARDLGYRIKLIGQVRDVGGKLEAGVFPALVKYTLLLARVGGNYNAVRVEGNAVGPSFFHGQGAGSLPTGSAVMADIMALAGSRTPDNTGFNNTPITKADILDPELATSEYYFRFTVADKAGVMASLSKILAEHNISIAQAVQKGAASETNVPIVFTTHKASTKDVNAALREIDSMSFITRETVSMRIL; encoded by the coding sequence ATGCAAACAGTCAAATTAGCCATCGCCGGTTTCGGCACCGTCGGAACAGGTCTTGCCCGTATTATCGAAGAAAACGGTGATGTTATTCTCGCGCGCTGTGGAAAAAAGTTTCAAATAGTATCCGTTTTAGTTCGCGATATTAAAAAACGCAGAGACTATCTCCCCGGACCCGGAGTAACACTTACAGATAATATTGAAGAATTCACTTCATGCCCTGATGTAGACATAGTTGTAGAGCTGATGGGCGGAACGACTGCGGCTTTTGACATTGTCAAAAAAGCACTTGAATCAGGCAAGCATGTTGTAACTGCAAACAAACACCTCTTAGCTGAACGCGGAATCGAATTATTTGAGATTGCAAAAGAAAACGGTGTCGGACTCTATTATGAAGCAAGTGTTGCCGGAGGAATTCCAATTGTTCAGGCTATAAAAGAAAGCCTTGCCGCCAACCGCATAAAATCAATAGTCGGAATTCTGAACGGAACTGCAAACTACATTCTTTCAGAAATGAGCACCAACGGCCTTGAATTCGAAACAGCCTTATCACAGGCGAAAGAACTGGGATACGCTGAAGCTGATCCTACTTTTGACATTGAAGGTATAGACACGGCTCACAAAATGGTCGTACTCATCCGCCTTGCGTATGGGAAAGACTACCCTCTTTCAAAGCTTCCGGTAGAAGGAATCAGCCGCGTCGAAGGGCAGGACATTCTTTTTGCCAGAGACTTAGGTTATCGAATCAAATTAATCGGACAGGTTCGCGATGTGGGCGGTAAACTTGAAGCCGGAGTATTCCCCGCACTGGTAAAATATACTCTGCTGCTTGCACGGGTCGGCGGAAACTATAACGCTGTAAGAGTTGAAGGTAACGCAGTAGGACCATCATTTTTTCACGGACAGGGAGCTGGCTCTCTTCCAACCGGAAGTGCTGTCATGGCGGACATTATGGCTCTGGCCGGTTCCAGAACTCCTGACAATACCGGATTTAATAACACTCCGATTACGAAAGCAGATATTCTGGACCCTGAACTGGCAACATCTGAATACTATTTCAGATTCACTGTTGCGGACAAAGCCGGAGTAATGGCTTCACTCTCTAAGATTCTAGCTGAACATAATATTTCAATTGCTCAGGCAGTGCAGAAAGGCGCAGCTTCTGAAACGAATGTCCCAATAGTTTTCACTACTCACAAAGCCAGCACAAAAGACGTAAATGCAGCGTTGAGAGAAATTGATAGCATGTCTTTCATTACCAGAGAAACAGTAAGTATGAGAATTCTTTAA
- a CDS encoding cofactor-independent phosphoglycerate mutase codes for MKLVFLIADGMGGWPLKELGNKTTLEAAHTPNMDMLANKGIVGCCRTVPPSMPPGSDVANMSLLGFDPSKYHTGRGPIEAAAQGLKLDPDDLVWRMNLVNLSELSSDGIMYDYSSGHISTDKSVPLVELLQKELGDDEFTFYPGIQYRHLLVHKGGGKKLENKLSIRPPHDITDQSIALDIEEFGKSPLMNKLLRRAAEVLKDNGTKAVSIWPWGQGNPLLLPDFHEKYSMKGAVVSAVDLIKGLGRASGLEVIDVAGATGLVDTNYAGKVEAALKFLEHGDFVFVHLEGADESGHMGSIKDKITSIERFDAQIVGPILKKYPIGTASYLVTCDHFTPIEIKTHDAEPVPFILVSDKCEASGVKLFSEKNAKATGLMLDKGHELMQWVLNLTN; via the coding sequence ATGAAACTTGTTTTTCTGATTGCTGACGGCATGGGCGGATGGCCTCTCAAAGAACTCGGTAACAAAACAACTCTGGAAGCTGCACATACTCCGAATATGGATATGCTTGCAAACAAAGGAATTGTAGGATGTTGCAGGACTGTTCCACCAAGTATGCCTCCGGGATCAGATGTTGCAAACATGTCTCTGCTGGGGTTTGATCCATCCAAATATCATACCGGAAGAGGCCCGATTGAAGCGGCGGCTCAAGGGCTGAAACTTGACCCGGATGATTTAGTATGGCGCATGAATCTGGTTAATCTTTCTGAGTTATCAAGTGACGGAATCATGTATGATTATTCATCAGGACATATTTCTACTGATAAATCCGTACCTTTGGTTGAATTGCTTCAGAAAGAACTTGGAGATGATGAATTTACTTTCTACCCCGGTATTCAGTACAGACATCTGCTTGTACACAAAGGCGGCGGCAAAAAATTAGAAAACAAGCTTTCAATAAGACCGCCGCATGACATAACGGATCAATCAATTGCCCTGGACATTGAAGAATTCGGCAAAAGCCCTTTGATGAACAAACTTTTGCGCAGAGCAGCCGAAGTACTTAAAGACAACGGGACTAAAGCTGTCAGCATATGGCCGTGGGGGCAAGGTAATCCCCTTCTCCTGCCTGACTTCCACGAAAAGTATTCTATGAAAGGAGCAGTTGTTTCTGCGGTTGACCTGATCAAAGGGCTGGGCAGAGCCTCCGGACTGGAAGTAATTGATGTTGCAGGAGCTACGGGACTTGTAGACACAAATTACGCCGGAAAAGTTGAAGCGGCACTGAAGTTTCTGGAGCATGGCGATTTCGTATTTGTCCATCTGGAAGGAGCTGATGAGTCTGGACATATGGGATCCATCAAAGACAAAATTACTTCAATAGAAAGGTTTGATGCTCAAATTGTCGGACCGATACTTAAGAAATATCCTATAGGCACTGCATCCTACTTAGTAACATGCGACCATTTTACGCCAATTGAAATAAAGACTCATGACGCTGAGCCGGTTCCATTCATTTTAGTAAGTGACAAATGCGAAGCATCAGGCGTAAAATTATTTTCTGAAAAGAATGCTAAAGCGACAGGTTTGATGCTGGAT
- a CDS encoding branched-chain amino acid transaminase, whose translation MVQKAEKIWFDGKLVNWDDAQVHVLTHTLHYGAGVFEGIRAYCCVDGKSAVFRLKDHVVRLFDSAKIIGIKIPFTIDEIVDAIIETLKVNGLKEGYIRPLVFIGDGVMGVHPGSNPIRVAIATWPWGAYLGEEALEKGIRVKTSSFNRHHVNAMMTKAKACGNYVNSILAKVEAVTDGYDEALMLDTQGFVSEATGENIFIVKDNIIKTTPLTSVLPGITRASLMKVARDLGYEVVEQLFTRDELYIADEAFFCGTAAEVTPIREVDNRIIGEGKCGLVTKKLQKDYFNVVKGGNEKYSGWLDYYEI comes from the coding sequence ATGGTACAGAAAGCTGAGAAAATCTGGTTTGATGGTAAACTTGTCAACTGGGATGATGCCCAGGTACATGTGCTGACTCATACTTTGCATTACGGTGCAGGCGTTTTTGAAGGCATCAGGGCATATTGTTGCGTTGATGGAAAATCCGCAGTATTCAGATTAAAAGATCATGTCGTAAGACTTTTTGACTCTGCTAAAATTATCGGTATTAAAATCCCTTTTACCATAGATGAAATTGTTGACGCCATTATTGAGACTTTGAAAGTAAACGGCCTTAAGGAAGGATACATCCGTCCTTTGGTCTTTATCGGAGATGGCGTCATGGGAGTACATCCCGGTTCGAATCCTATTAGAGTTGCTATTGCAACTTGGCCGTGGGGTGCTTATCTAGGGGAAGAAGCTCTTGAAAAGGGAATCAGGGTAAAAACATCTTCATTTAATAGACACCATGTAAATGCAATGATGACCAAGGCGAAAGCCTGCGGTAACTACGTGAATTCTATTTTAGCCAAGGTAGAAGCTGTCACTGACGGGTATGATGAAGCTCTTATGCTTGATACTCAGGGCTTTGTTTCCGAAGCTACAGGTGAAAATATTTTTATTGTTAAAGATAATATTATTAAAACAACACCGCTCACATCTGTTCTCCCCGGCATAACCCGTGCAAGTCTGATGAAGGTTGCCCGCGATCTCGGTTATGAGGTAGTTGAACAGCTATTCACACGTGACGAGTTATATATTGCAGATGAAGCTTTCTTCTGCGGCACAGCTGCGGAAGTGACACCTATTCGTGAAGTGGATAATAGAATAATAGGCGAAGGCAAATGCGGCCTCGTGACTAAAAAGCTTCAAAAAGATTATTTTAATGTAGTCAAAGGTGGAAACGAAAAGTATTCCGGCTGGCTTGATTACTACGAGATTTAG
- a CDS encoding isoamylase early set domain-containing protein: MAISKKFLKSKPVCKVRFEVPKTQIENGETIYLVGDFNDWDISSIPMKKLKSGNYAVTVDLEVGRDYKFRYLAGENIWFNDSEADGFESTPYGDGENSILSV, from the coding sequence GTGGCTATCTCAAAAAAGTTCTTGAAAAGTAAGCCTGTATGCAAGGTCCGCTTTGAAGTTCCTAAAACTCAGATTGAAAACGGTGAGACTATATATCTGGTCGGTGATTTCAACGATTGGGATATAAGCTCAATACCGATGAAGAAACTTAAGAGCGGGAATTATGCTGTTACCGTCGATTTGGAAGTAGGGCGTGATTATAAATTCCGTTACTTAGCGGGAGAGAACATCTGGTTTAATGATTCAGAAGCAGATGGTTTTGAATCCACCCCTTACGGTGATGGTGAAAATTCAATACTAAGTGTTTAA
- a CDS encoding aminotransferase class I/II-fold pyridoxal phosphate-dependent enzyme produces MDKFPRVHRLPPYVFAKVNELKMQLRHQGEDIIDLGMGNPDLPTPQHIVDKLVEAAQKPVNHRYSASKGIKGLRNEMGKWYKRRYDVDLDVDQEIVVTMGAKEGLAHLALVMLSPGDVVFAPDPSYPIHPYASIIAGADVRTVPMAHDRDFFEDLELAMRQTWPKPKVLIINFPHNPTGITAEIPFFEKIVDFAKENDLLVIHDLAYADFTFDGYKAPSFLQARGAKDIGVEFFSLSKSYSMPGWRVGFCCGNREMVQALTRIKSYLDYGLFQPIQIAACAALSGPQECVREMMDIYQDRRDALCEGMQRIGWDVTPPKATQFIWAKIPEQFRHLGSVEFSKLLLRECKVAVAPGLGFGSYGDDHVRMALVENRQRINQAIRGMKDLFGCSS; encoded by the coding sequence ATGGATAAATTTCCAAGAGTTCACAGGCTGCCCCCTTACGTATTTGCCAAAGTGAACGAACTGAAGATGCAACTCCGCCACCAAGGCGAAGATATTATTGATCTGGGTATGGGTAACCCGGACCTTCCTACTCCCCAGCATATTGTCGACAAATTGGTTGAGGCGGCGCAGAAGCCTGTCAACCATAGATATAGCGCGTCAAAGGGAATTAAGGGTCTTCGCAATGAAATGGGCAAGTGGTACAAAAGAAGATACGATGTTGATCTTGATGTCGATCAGGAAATCGTAGTTACCATGGGCGCCAAAGAAGGGCTGGCGCATTTAGCACTGGTCATGCTTTCCCCTGGTGATGTCGTTTTCGCCCCGGACCCGTCATACCCGATTCATCCTTACGCCAGTATTATTGCAGGTGCGGATGTAAGAACAGTGCCTATGGCTCATGACAGGGACTTCTTTGAAGACCTTGAACTGGCAATGCGTCAGACTTGGCCTAAACCTAAAGTATTGATCATCAATTTCCCGCACAACCCTACAGGTATAACGGCAGAAATTCCTTTCTTTGAAAAGATCGTTGATTTTGCAAAAGAAAATGATCTGCTGGTTATACATGACTTGGCATATGCGGACTTTACTTTTGACGGATATAAAGCTCCAAGCTTTCTACAGGCACGCGGAGCAAAAGATATCGGCGTTGAATTTTTCTCATTATCTAAAAGCTACTCAATGCCAGGTTGGCGCGTAGGATTCTGCTGCGGTAACAGAGAAATGGTACAGGCTTTAACACGCATAAAAAGTTATCTGGATTACGGTCTTTTCCAGCCTATTCAAATTGCAGCATGCGCCGCGCTCAGCGGACCGCAGGAATGCGTTCGTGAAATGATGGATATCTATCAAGATCGCCGCGATGCTCTTTGTGAAGGTATGCAGCGCATCGGCTGGGACGTGACTCCCCCGAAAGCTACACAGTTCATTTGGGCTAAAATTCCTGAACAGTTCAGACATTTAGGCTCAGTTGAATTTTCAAAACTACTTCTGCGTGAATGTAAAGTTGCTGTGGCTCCCGGCCTTGGTTTCGGAAGTTATGGTGATGATCATGTGCGTATGGCCTTAGTAGAAAACAGACAGAGAATTAATCAGGCTATTCGCGGCATGAAAGATTTGTTCGGCTGTTCTTCCTAA